One Candidatus Omnitrophota bacterium DNA segment encodes these proteins:
- a CDS encoding tetratricopeptide repeat protein, producing MLISAREAPSSPFSHEGDALQASPGTKKMKGYSHTALYRSLLYSVFFLSVAFLIDVKHYRLKLVALESGALIFLSVVLFAATLKSKIVWRKNALDKWVLFYFLYVLARYLIFPDKNVARMEMEKNLLCAGIFFGAGQFILPSEKSLIRRIFAVTAFLAALYGLWQNFGTPIGPMRVPKISPPYATFGNQNFFAAYLVIALPFVLALFNEKQLRWKIFAAASAAVFALDFYYINSRGGYVGALTGIAVYLLVFYRKKIPSLRTVLLALIAASALAGYVTRAFWMRDMGRLLIWRDTLVMAVKNPMGVGPGAFATSFPDYASDELKKIYPQKQNIVNFAHNEFLEIFAELGFPGIVLFMMIVFTFFKNVKDPCYTAAAAGILVNNLFSVNMRYMITAAMLYFIFALFKAETSESEKISLDDSVFKRALPSIAAFLMLVYFIPGMLRPFKALKETSAEPDFHEAVESGKIMSLKKKLAENPADYDALYNLGWFYAKEKNWRPAADAFIKAAGIRPSPGLWNNIGNIFFSTGNRPKAIEAYNNALALNPDMVDSHFNLGYTYFYEGRLKEAAACFREVLKRDPNNAKAIVMMEKMKE from the coding sequence ATGCTTATCTCAGCAAGAGAGGCGCCGTCATCCCCATTCTCCCATGAAGGGGACGCTTTACAGGCGAGTCCAGGGACTAAAAAAATGAAGGGTTACAGTCACACTGCCTTGTACCGTTCCCTACTGTATAGCGTGTTTTTTCTTAGCGTCGCTTTTCTGATAGATGTCAAGCATTACCGTCTAAAATTGGTGGCGCTGGAAAGCGGTGCGCTTATTTTTCTGTCAGTGGTTTTATTCGCGGCGACATTGAAATCAAAAATTGTGTGGAGAAAAAACGCTCTTGATAAATGGGTACTGTTTTATTTTTTGTATGTGCTGGCGCGTTATCTTATTTTTCCCGACAAGAATGTCGCCCGGATGGAAATGGAAAAAAACCTGCTCTGCGCCGGGATTTTTTTCGGGGCGGGGCAGTTTATTCTCCCGTCGGAGAAATCTTTAATACGCAGAATATTCGCCGTCACGGCGTTTCTCGCGGCGCTATACGGCCTCTGGCAGAATTTCGGCACTCCCATAGGGCCCATGCGGGTGCCGAAAATATCGCCGCCTTACGCGACATTCGGTAATCAGAATTTTTTCGCCGCGTATCTTGTCATAGCGCTGCCTTTCGTGCTCGCGCTTTTTAACGAGAAACAATTAAGGTGGAAAATTTTCGCCGCGGCGTCGGCGGCCGTGTTCGCGCTGGATTTTTATTACATCAATTCCCGCGGCGGTTATGTGGGGGCTTTGACGGGCATTGCCGTTTATCTGCTCGTTTTTTACAGGAAAAAAATACCGTCTCTGCGAACCGTCCTTTTAGCGCTGATCGCCGCCTCGGCTCTGGCGGGCTATGTAACGCGCGCTTTCTGGATGCGGGATATGGGACGGCTGCTGATATGGCGTGACACGCTGGTTATGGCGGTTAAAAACCCCATGGGCGTGGGGCCGGGGGCTTTTGCGACGAGTTTTCCCGATTATGCGTCGGATGAACTTAAAAAAATATACCCGCAGAAACAAAACATCGTAAATTTCGCGCATAATGAATTTCTGGAAATTTTCGCGGAACTGGGCTTCCCGGGAATCGTCCTCTTCATGATGATAGTTTTCACTTTTTTTAAGAATGTCAAAGACCCCTGCTATACGGCCGCCGCCGCCGGCATTCTCGTTAACAATCTATTTTCGGTCAACATGAGATATATGATCACCGCCGCCATGCTCTATTTTATTTTCGCTCTCTTTAAGGCTGAAACTAGCGAAAGCGAAAAAATATCCCTTGACGATTCGGTTTTTAAGCGCGCTCTCCCGTCCATCGCGGCCTTTCTGATGCTCGTTTATTTTATTCCTGGAATGCTCAGGCCGTTCAAGGCGCTGAAAGAAACATCAGCGGAACCGGATTTTCACGAAGCGGTGGAAAGCGGAAAAATAATGTCGCTGAAAAAAAAGCTAGCGGAGAACCCCGCTGATTATGACGCTCTTTATAATCTCGGCTGGTTTTATGCCAAGGAGAAGAACTGGAGGCCCGCCGCCGACGCTTTCATAAAAGCCGCGGGGATAAGGCCGTCTCCCGGTTTGTGGAACAACATAGGTAATATTTTCTTTTCTACCGGGAACCGTCCGAAAGCCATAGAGGCCTATAACAACGCGCTGGCCCTGAACCCGGACATGGTGGATTCGCACTTCAATCTCGGCTACACATATTTTTACGAGGGCCGGCTGAAGGAAGCCGCCGCCTGTTTCAGGGAAGTGCTCAAAAGAGATCCGAATAACGCCAAGGCTATCGTGATGATGGAAAAAATGAAAGAATGA
- a CDS encoding fumarate hydratase encodes MTNLEEKILRANYELTPDVSACIRKALKNEKSPRGRQFLKLIEENIAIAKKKSFPLCQDTGIVSFHVGAHADIRALREAVRKSYGRLRDSQVRKPFDRKVDKRNLPSVNLAPDDFTPSFLIRGGGAMNCSGLISANPSSDANCLEREIAAFVISKAPYCCPPVFVGVGIGGAPHDAMLASERMLLKDQCKPMSRMENKIYAEINRSGIGPGGWGGKNTVLCVRIGELPMHMATMSVGISMSCWCLRKGKI; translated from the coding sequence ATGACAAACCTTGAAGAAAAAATCCTGCGCGCTAATTATGAGCTCACCCCCGATGTGTCAGCCTGTATCAGGAAGGCCCTGAAAAACGAAAAGAGCCCGAGGGGCAGGCAGTTCCTGAAACTTATAGAAGAGAACATAGCCATCGCGAAAAAGAAATCGTTCCCTCTCTGTCAGGACACCGGCATTGTTTCTTTTCACGTGGGCGCGCACGCCGACATCAGGGCTTTGAGAGAAGCCGTCAGAAAATCCTACGGGAGGCTGAGAGATTCCCAGGTGAGGAAGCCCTTTGACAGAAAAGTGGACAAAAGGAACCTTCCGTCGGTCAATCTGGCGCCGGATGATTTTACGCCGTCATTTCTCATAAGGGGCGGCGGCGCCATGAATTGCTCCGGCCTTATAAGCGCGAATCCCTCGTCGGATGCGAATTGCCTCGAGCGGGAAATAGCGGCTTTTGTTATTTCAAAAGCGCCGTACTGCTGCCCGCCGGTTTTTGTGGGTGTCGGAATAGGCGGGGCTCCTCACGACGCGATGCTGGCCTCCGAGAGGATGCTCCTGAAAGACCAGTGCAAGCCGATGTCCCGCATGGAGAATAAAATCTATGCGGAAATAAACAGAAGCGGCATAGGCCCCGGCGGCTGGGGTGGTAAAAACACTGTTCTTTGTGTTAGAATAGGCGAACTCCCGATGCACATGGCGACTATGAGCGTCGGGATAAGCATGTCATGCTGGTGCCTGAGAAAAGGGAAGATTTAG
- a CDS encoding GAF domain-containing protein, with translation MENKEELEQLRVEKKRLESLLDFGHKVSSRILNLDELLKMIMGETREILDAERCTVFLRDFDSDTLYSKIADGMGSREIRIPLDKGIAGAVARSGEVINIKDAYADERFDTGTDRKTGYVTKTILTCPMKDKMGESIGVFQVLNKRSGVFDTEDERILLLLARQAADAVENAFLYDEQRKMFESFIDTLSDTLDKRDYITAGHSRRVTFFAIKTGEAMKLMKHDIELLKYSSWMHDMGKVGVREHILSKTGKLTDEEFEQIKSHTVFTREILGKIYFKREFRQIPEIASSHHENMDGSGYPRGIKGMGIPFFARIIAVCDVFDAVTSKRHYRNPMPILGVLNILKNDVGVKFDPVCVEAFFKINLLDIVRGINLEKVENFVIVSDDEDLLQKYSLEDFYRVLSSSEFTPAQSMVVEAFARYYGK, from the coding sequence ATGGAAAATAAAGAAGAGCTGGAGCAGCTCAGGGTAGAAAAAAAGCGGCTGGAATCGCTTCTTGATTTCGGACACAAGGTCTCCTCCCGCATACTGAATCTGGATGAGCTCCTGAAAATGATAATGGGCGAAACCCGCGAGATACTTGACGCTGAACGCTGCACGGTTTTTTTGAGGGATTTTGACAGTGACACGCTCTACAGCAAGATAGCCGACGGCATGGGGTCGCGCGAGATCAGGATCCCGCTTGACAAGGGCATCGCCGGGGCCGTGGCGCGAAGCGGCGAAGTCATAAACATCAAAGACGCTTATGCCGACGAGAGGTTTGACACCGGCACAGACAGGAAAACCGGTTATGTGACAAAAACCATTCTCACCTGTCCGATGAAAGACAAAATGGGCGAGAGTATAGGCGTTTTCCAGGTGCTGAACAAAAGAAGCGGCGTTTTTGACACGGAGGATGAGAGAATACTGCTTCTCCTCGCCCGTCAGGCGGCCGACGCTGTTGAAAACGCTTTTCTTTACGACGAGCAGAGAAAGATGTTTGAGAGTTTTATTGACACTCTATCGGATACGCTGGATAAGAGGGATTATATAACGGCAGGTCATTCCAGAAGGGTGACTTTTTTCGCGATAAAGACAGGCGAGGCGATGAAACTCATGAAGCACGATATTGAGCTCCTTAAATATTCCTCGTGGATGCATGACATGGGGAAGGTCGGAGTCAGGGAGCACATTCTCTCCAAGACAGGGAAGCTCACCGACGAGGAATTTGAGCAGATAAAAAGCCACACGGTCTTTACCCGCGAAATCCTCGGAAAAATATATTTTAAGAGAGAATTCCGCCAGATCCCCGAAATCGCTTCCTCACACCATGAAAATATGGACGGCAGCGGTTATCCGCGCGGCATAAAAGGCATGGGCATCCCTTTCTTTGCCAGGATCATAGCCGTTTGCGATGTCTTTGACGCGGTGACGTCAAAGAGGCATTACAGGAATCCCATGCCCATACTCGGCGTGCTCAATATACTGAAAAACGATGTGGGCGTGAAATTCGATCCCGTGTGCGTTGAAGCTTTTTTCAAAATTAATCTCCTTGACATTGTCCGGGGCATAAATCTTGAAAAAGTGGAAAATTTCGTCATTGTTTCCGACGACGAGGATCTCCTCCAAAAATACAGCCTGGAGGATTTTTACAGGGTGCTGTCCTCATCGGAGTTTACCCCCGCGCAGAGCATGGTTGTAGAGGCCTTCGCGAGATACTATGGAAAATAA
- a CDS encoding valine--tRNA ligase translates to MENKKASKYEPGFEEAIYRIWEDGKKFAGVPDGRKPFSIAIPPPNVTGRLHMGHALNNTLQDILIRAAKLRGRNVKWAPGTDHGGIATQNVVEKELAKEGKNRIDMGREEFLRRVNEWKQLYGGSILEQLKKLGCACDWDNIHFTMDETCSRAVTEAFVRLYGEGRIYRGHRLINYCVRCGTSLSDIEVEYKDETGKLWYIKYPVADEKGKWVVVATTRPETMLGDVAVAVNPKDERFRALAGKKLILPLSGREIPVVFDSMVEEGFGTGAVKVTPAHDFTDFDIGARHNLPTIKVIDEKGIMTPEAGAEFAGLNRYEARKKVCAMLEEEGLLEKIEDLKHSVSVCYRCGEAIEPMLSLQWFLEMKDLAAPAIKALDDGRVRFYPDHWKKPFLNFLSEIRDWCLSRQIWWGHRLPVYYCRDCQGRSSEAHAGVIVSSVKPEKCPVCGGADIFQDPDVLDTWFSSGMWPFEVFGWPEKTPELKYYYPTSVLVTGHEILYLWVARMLMMGIKFAGDIPFSDVYIHGIVRDRHGKKMSKSLGNTIDPLEITSKYGVDSLRYSLTKQAVLGHDLQACEENFIASRNFMNKISNAAVVVDRLRAESYADMKEAQSLPDRWIVSEFSAFVRSAEDALDSYDLARYTRIMWEFFWSSFCDWYLEILKLRGDGVSAGLVGRIFRELLIVMHPVIPFITEKIYGQIMTCDDPDSIMDCVWPEAAVSFPGAREDMNAIFELIQGVRNIRSRLAIPATVKVKIIVDTDEVFEKKLAEAEYFILPLTRAESMEFGPAPGTGAANFATPGLKCSVPVSELIDIKVEKETAAREIEKIEIHAAKLEALLANPNFISSASKEVVEQKKELLANFNSKKEKTAEFLASLDEG, encoded by the coding sequence ATGGAAAATAAAAAAGCGTCAAAATACGAGCCCGGTTTTGAGGAAGCGATTTACAGGATATGGGAGGACGGTAAAAAATTCGCGGGTGTCCCCGACGGAAGAAAGCCTTTTTCCATAGCCATTCCGCCGCCGAATGTGACCGGGCGCCTGCACATGGGGCATGCCCTCAACAACACCCTTCAGGATATTCTTATCCGCGCGGCCAAACTGCGGGGAAGGAATGTGAAATGGGCGCCCGGCACAGACCACGGCGGGATAGCCACACAGAATGTTGTTGAAAAAGAACTCGCCAAAGAAGGAAAAAACAGGATAGACATGGGCAGGGAAGAATTCCTCCGCCGCGTGAACGAATGGAAACAACTCTACGGCGGCTCCATCCTCGAACAATTAAAAAAACTGGGCTGCGCCTGTGACTGGGACAACATACATTTTACGATGGATGAGACCTGCTCCCGCGCCGTGACGGAAGCTTTTGTCAGACTTTACGGGGAGGGCAGGATATACAGGGGGCACCGGCTCATCAATTACTGCGTACGCTGCGGAACATCACTTTCCGACATAGAGGTGGAATACAAAGACGAAACGGGGAAACTCTGGTATATAAAATATCCTGTCGCCGACGAGAAGGGGAAGTGGGTGGTCGTGGCCACAACACGCCCGGAAACGATGCTCGGCGATGTGGCGGTCGCGGTCAATCCCAAAGACGAAAGGTTTAGGGCTCTCGCGGGTAAAAAACTCATACTTCCCCTCTCCGGCAGAGAAATACCGGTTGTCTTCGACAGCATGGTGGAGGAGGGTTTCGGCACCGGCGCCGTCAAGGTGACGCCCGCTCACGATTTCACGGATTTTGATATCGGCGCCCGCCATAATCTTCCGACGATAAAAGTTATTGACGAGAAGGGGATTATGACACCCGAGGCCGGCGCGGAATTCGCGGGCCTTAACAGATACGAAGCGCGGAAAAAAGTCTGCGCGATGCTTGAGGAAGAGGGGCTTCTTGAAAAAATCGAGGATTTAAAGCATTCGGTGTCGGTGTGCTACCGATGCGGCGAGGCGATAGAGCCCATGCTCTCACTCCAATGGTTTCTGGAGATGAAGGATCTCGCCGCACCCGCGATAAAAGCCCTTGATGACGGCCGGGTCCGTTTTTATCCCGACCACTGGAAAAAACCTTTCCTGAATTTTCTCAGCGAGATAAGAGACTGGTGCCTGTCGCGCCAGATATGGTGGGGCCACAGGCTCCCTGTTTATTATTGCAGGGACTGTCAGGGGCGTTCATCCGAAGCGCATGCGGGGGTTATTGTCTCTTCCGTCAAACCGGAGAAATGCCCCGTCTGCGGCGGCGCGGATATCTTTCAGGATCCCGATGTGCTGGACACATGGTTTTCGTCGGGGATGTGGCCTTTTGAGGTTTTCGGCTGGCCGGAAAAAACGCCTGAGTTGAAATATTATTACCCGACTTCTGTTCTTGTAACGGGTCACGAAATACTTTATCTGTGGGTCGCCCGGATGCTGATGATGGGCATTAAATTCGCGGGGGACATACCTTTTTCTGACGTTTACATACACGGCATCGTGCGCGACCGTCACGGGAAAAAAATGTCAAAATCCCTGGGCAACACCATAGACCCGCTGGAAATAACTTCCAAATACGGCGTTGACAGCCTCAGGTATTCACTGACAAAACAGGCCGTTTTAGGCCATGACCTTCAGGCGTGTGAAGAAAATTTCATCGCCTCAAGAAATTTTATGAACAAAATCTCAAACGCCGCGGTTGTTGTGGACCGTCTGAGGGCAGAATCGTATGCCGATATGAAAGAAGCGCAATCGCTGCCGGACAGATGGATTGTTTCCGAGTTCTCGGCTTTTGTCAGATCCGCGGAAGATGCGCTGGATTCCTACGACCTTGCCAGATATACCCGTATCATGTGGGAATTCTTCTGGTCATCTTTCTGCGACTGGTATCTTGAAATACTCAAGCTGCGCGGGGACGGGGTTTCCGCAGGGCTTGTGGGCAGGATATTCAGGGAACTGCTCATTGTCATGCATCCCGTCATCCCCTTTATAACGGAAAAAATTTACGGACAGATAATGACCTGCGACGATCCGGATAGCATAATGGACTGCGTCTGGCCGGAAGCTGCGGTTTCTTTTCCCGGCGCCAGAGAAGATATGAACGCTATTTTCGAGCTCATCCAGGGTGTGCGCAACATCCGCTCAAGGCTCGCCATACCCGCGACGGTAAAAGTTAAAATCATCGTTGATACGGATGAAGTTTTTGAAAAAAAACTCGCCGAAGCGGAGTATTTTATTCTGCCTCTGACGAGAGCGGAATCCATGGAATTCGGCCCTGCGCCTGGCACCGGAGCGGCGAATTTCGCCACACCTGGGCTCAAATGTTCCGTGCCGGTGTCAGAGCTCATAGATATAAAAGTTGAAAAAGAGACAGCCGCGCGGGAAATAGAAAAAATAGAAATCCACGCGGCAAAACTTGAAGCGCTGCTGGCCAATCCTAATTTTATCAGTTCCGCATCAAAGGAAGTGGTGGAACAGAAAAAAGAGCTCCTCGCCAATTTTAATTCAAAAAAAGAAAAAACCGCTGAGTTTCTCGCCTCACTTGACGAAGGATGA
- a CDS encoding ribonuclease PH, protein MARKNRKADELRKIEIIPDFQGVPSGVTLVSFGNTKVLTSVGMDNFVPPYLRGTGTGWLNAEYSIMPYATVPRNRREREKISGRTQEIQRLIGRSLRCVTDLGAFGEKTVKVDCDVLQADGGTRTAAITGAFTALYIFFKRQQKARKIFNFPISGHLAAVSCGIVEGEALLDLDYEEDYMATCDMNVVGDGDNFAEIQSSGEEKLFTAAQLGKLTEMAAAAIKDIIAMQKNAIKSALAEALTL, encoded by the coding sequence ATGGCAAGAAAAAACAGAAAAGCGGATGAACTGAGAAAAATTGAGATCATCCCTGATTTTCAGGGGGTGCCGTCGGGGGTGACGCTGGTGTCTTTCGGGAACACGAAGGTGCTCACGAGCGTGGGCATGGATAATTTTGTGCCGCCCTATCTGAGGGGCACCGGCACGGGATGGCTTAACGCCGAATATTCCATAATGCCTTACGCCACGGTTCCGCGCAACCGCAGGGAGAGAGAAAAGATCTCCGGCCGCACGCAGGAAATACAGCGGCTTATAGGCAGAAGCCTGAGGTGCGTGACGGATTTGGGCGCTTTTGGCGAAAAGACCGTTAAGGTGGACTGCGATGTGCTCCAGGCCGACGGGGGAACGCGCACGGCGGCCATTACAGGGGCGTTTACGGCGCTTTACATTTTTTTCAAAAGACAGCAGAAAGCGCGGAAGATCTTCAATTTCCCGATTAGCGGGCACCTCGCCGCCGTCAGCTGCGGCATCGTTGAGGGTGAGGCTCTGCTTGACCTGGATTATGAGGAAGATTACATGGCGACCTGCGATATGAATGTCGTGGGCGACGGTGATAACTTCGCGGAAATACAGTCAAGCGGCGAGGAAAAACTGTTTACAGCCGCACAACTCGGAAAATTGACGGAAATGGCCGCCGCCGCGATCAAAGACATCATAGCAATGCAGAAAAACGCCATCAAATCAGCTCTGGCCGAAGCCTTGACATTGTAA
- a CDS encoding type II toxin-antitoxin system Phd/YefM family antitoxin, whose amino-acid sequence MKFLSVRDLRGKSAQVWSELLNEREMVITSNGRPVAVLTAVDETNVEKSLSAWRQVRATQAITAIQQNSMQRGTDTISMNDIDIEIKKTRNIRRKRAR is encoded by the coding sequence ATGAAATTTTTAAGTGTGCGTGATTTGCGGGGTAAGTCCGCGCAGGTGTGGAGCGAACTTCTGAATGAGAGGGAAATGGTAATAACCAGCAATGGCCGTCCTGTCGCTGTGTTGACGGCTGTTGACGAGACCAATGTTGAGAAATCGCTATCCGCATGGAGACAAGTTCGGGCTACCCAGGCAATTACAGCTATCCAGCAGAACTCTATGCAGCGGGGAACAGACACTATTTCAATGAACGACATAGATATTGAGATTAAAAAGACCAGAAACATCCGTCGGAAACGCGCCCGGTGA
- a CDS encoding putative toxin-antitoxin system toxin component, PIN family, whose protein sequence is MRIVMDTNVLVSGMLTPFGVCGEIVRMLTTNSFTICVDSRILFEYEDVLRRSLFKIKHNSIDVIMEYIESVAEVYNASPLPASLPDPGDEQFLEVAISGNVDCLVTGNVKHFPRKLRNGIQVVSLRKFLDVLKSRQNKHSISELD, encoded by the coding sequence GTGAGAATCGTAATGGATACGAATGTTTTGGTTTCAGGCATGCTTACGCCATTTGGAGTATGCGGGGAAATTGTCAGGATGCTAACCACAAACAGCTTCACCATCTGTGTTGACTCGAGAATTTTGTTTGAATATGAGGACGTCCTTCGGCGGTCGCTTTTCAAAATAAAACACAACAGTATAGATGTTATTATGGAATACATTGAAAGTGTTGCGGAGGTTTACAATGCATCGCCATTGCCGGCCTCTCTTCCCGACCCTGGCGATGAACAGTTTCTTGAAGTCGCGATATCAGGCAATGTTGATTGTCTCGTCACCGGCAATGTGAAACATTTTCCGCGCAAGTTGCGAAACGGCATTCAAGTGGTATCACTCCGTAAGTTTCTTGATGTATTGAAGAGCCGGCAAAACAAGCATTCCATATCAGAACTTGATTAA